The Macaca nemestrina isolate mMacNem1 chromosome 15, mMacNem.hap1, whole genome shotgun sequence genome segment TGGATGGCCCTCTGAGCCAGGCGCACATCGTAGAAGAATCTGGAATACCTGAGGGTCTTCAAAATTGTCAGAAATAACAGGAAACCCAAAATTATCCTCATGATGTGATCTACCTGAGAAACTGCATGAAAGGGAATGAAGTCTTCAGGGTTCGACAAGTAAAACTGAATTATGCCAGTGGCCAGGAAATGTTTCCTGAGAAAGAGCACAATCAACACagtaaatatgcattttaaagcaAAGTTGAGCAAATTATACACACTTCTCACATAGGAGGCTCTTTCTTGCATAATGATATAACCCTCATCCACAACGTaggctaagaaaaaaatgagaatggcCACATACAAGTAGATTTCTGCTGAAGTTTTTCTGTCAAAATCAGCAAGTGAAAAAGAGTGCAGAGATATGCTTGTGTTGACAACTCCTAACTGAGAGACCTCAAATATGACTGAAATGCTACAGAACAGATTTACATCTGGATTAAAAGTCGTTAATTCCAAAACCACAGCCCATGTCTTCTCATCCAGCCAATTGCTTTCTTGAAGTTCTTTGAGTCTCAGTGTGGAATTAAACTGCTgctgttttggaaaaaaatagagTGCATATCCTCCAGATCCATAGGTGTGTAGTAGTCCATAGGAATAATACAACCATTGCTTTCCTTGAGGCTTATAAGTAAATCCATTGGTACTCTCATCTATAGCCTGCTTATCAACTTCATTCCAAAAGCCAGAATAGTTTTTTGTGTCTTCTGGGTCAATGCCATATTTGGGATGACAATGAATTTCTCTTCTGATGCTGTTTTGCACAAACTTTTCGGCAGGTAGACACATTTTTTCACTAGATTTTGCTCTCACTTGCCTCATCAATGGAAGGCCAAGGATTTTAGATGAGCTTTCAGGAAGAAATGTTGGATTCAGGTCATTGTGTAACAAAGGCAACAGCACGCTGTTTAGCCATCTATAGATGTCTTCTAGCTTAGTCACATTAGCAAGATCCATAGAGAACCGATCACGAATAAACTGGTTATAGTAAAAGCTGTCAGTGTGACGTAGTAGGACGATAAGGATCAACAGAAGGGCTAGAAAGATAAAGTGAGTTAGAATGTAACTCAGAAACAGGAGTGCTCTTCTCTTgatcctcttctttcttttgaatattcTGATTTCATCTTCTGTAAGGGGTTGGTACATCCTCGTGCCTCGGATTCGGACAATCTGGTCATGTATCCTCTGCATTTCTTCTGGATGCATTCTCATTCCATCCAACCTGATCTCAGTATATTTATACTTGGTTGACCACGAAAGGTTTTTGCAATACTTGAGTTTATTTGTTCTGAAGCCTGACAAGAGTATAATTTTAGATGGCTGCACCAGAAAAACTGACTGACAGAATGAACAAAAAGATGCAAAGAGCCATTCCATTGACTTGTCATAGCCGTAAGTCAGTCCATAAAATACGATGAAGAATGAGGATATGCTAGAAGtagcaaaaaccaaaaaccatgcAACATAAACACACCACCAAGGCAGGACGATCCGGGATTTTTTCTTAAGCTGCTGGAGAACCTGTTGGGAAGGATGCTCTTCGGAGTGGACATCCTGATTGTCTTCTATGTTGTTATTGGAATTTGTATTTGGCCTGGGGGTCTCTGGGGTCTTGATTTGTGCTTTCCTATGCCTGTGCTTGGGTTTGGAGGTTGCCTTAGGAGAAGCCTTTGGAAGCCTGGGCTTTCCTTTAGATGCAGGTTTTGCAACCTCCCTGGGGTGTGCCTTAGCAGTTTCATAAGCATGCCATTTTGTTAAGCATTCTTCCCAGTGCTCACTTGCTTCTGACATTAGAGGATGCTTTTGAGGAGATACCTCCTTTAGATCCGCTTGAGGTTTCCTCTGGGAATAGGTGAACAAAAAAGTTATTAATAATTGCACAGGGATTGTAATTAAGACACTTTCAATTCCTATCATCATTGATCTCATGTACCTCCTCTCTCTTGACTCAGTTTGTTCTTGTCTATTTAGATTAAAGAACATAATGTTACAAAGAAGAGAGCTTAGCAACATTGCTAAACAACAGGACAATCTCTGGAGCCTATTGAATGTTTTAGCAACAACACTAGCAAAAATAGAGAACCACATGTGGTTTTTCTGGAGATTACTACTCACATCTATAAAGAAAAAGTCTTTTCTGGTCAGAGGCTCATCTGGATGGGTAACGTGAAATGTTCTGTCCAAAGTGGTATCAATAGAAAGCCATTTCTGGCATATGAACAGCCAAATGTGCCTGCTAAACAGATTTTCCACCTTGATTCTACTTAAATACCAGCTAGGCGAATGACCCTCGTTGTTGTGCCACACACGGATGGAATGGATGTCCCCCAAGTCACTTTTTGTCGTTAGGAGGAAAGTGTTGATGCTACCTCGGTAGAGAGTTGTAAAATGTGGATGGCTTAAACAATGCACATCACTGGTACTCACAGTTCCTCTAAGTTGCACAAAGACATTGGCCCTGGTCCCAGACCCCCAACGACTTCCTGTAAAAATAGTCACCAAGTAGCATAAATTATCATAAGGGTCATTATCTGGTAGAACTATCACATGTCCCCGAAGATGCTCGTCAATTTCATCCCTGTATAAGGCCCAAAAAGCTAGGATCACGTATAAGAGAATAATGGAAAGCACAGTGAAGAGGGTCACAGGGTTTCGGTGAAGGCTCTTGATGATGTTTAACCGTAGATCCACAGGATTAGGGATCACAATCACCTTGGCCATCACATAGTGGGTATGCAGGTGAATGTTGGTGAGTCCGACTGTGCCCAGCTGTCGTCTGGCCCTCACTATGTTCTTGCAGATGCAGTGCACGTCATGCCAGCTGGTCTTCTCACCAAGAATGCAGTAACCCTCTCTCCATTCACTCTGGATCCCATACATGTCCAAGCACTGGATGCTGAAAATAGAAATTCTCACTAGCTTGTCATTAGGCTTCATGACAAAATGAGGTGCCTGCAGAACTATGGATACAGTACAGTGGGGAGAGTGGCTGTGCTGAGCTATGAGTTGCAGCAGGGACATGGGGAGACAGACTACACGGGCCTTCTTCACTGTGCAGGCCGGGTCAAACAGGGCACTCTGGCTGGCAACTGGAGGGATGTCATGAGGCACCAGGAAGGTGGCGACCAGTGCTGTGGGAGTGATCTGACTGCCTGTGTACACCAACACCATGAACAGCACCATCACTTCTGTCACTATGTGGACCAGCACCTCCCTAAGCACTCTGCTGTCCACTTGAAAGCTAAACCCACCTGTCGTCGTCTTTGAGGACCCATCAACATCTCCGTTGGGTCCCACTGTGAGATTAAAAGCTGCAAAGGTCAAGTTTTTCCTGACGAGGTACACTTCCGCTACATCAGGTGTGATCTCTAGCACACTACCATTATCTGCAACTCCTGTCATTCTGAATCCAAACACCTGTACCGAAGTGTTTTCCTGATCATTTAACCAAGGAAAGGGGTCATTTGTGAAATCACAAAACATTGTGGAAATGGGAGCATTCACAGAGAGACCAGGAACACTGCTCACATTGAGTGTTGGATAAAAACAATTTCTGCAGTGTTTCTCATTTCTGAAGACCTGGGTAACACCCCACTTTTCAACTTTCTTGACATACATGTTGAAATTGGGGGTTCTCATTGAGGTGGTTTTGTTCCCTGGCACTTTATTAGCCAGTATTGTGTCTGATAAAGATTCTATTACATAGAAAGGATCTTTAACCACTTGGTGAGAAgtcattttaagaatattagACAAACTCATTAATATTCCAGTGCTCACGATTTCTATTTGTTCAGATCGAAAGCGTTTATCTTTTTGTTGATACTCTTGTAGGGCTTGATTTGCTTGCCATATCCTCATGGTGGCACGTTTCTGAGCATCCCAAGTGAATTCAGAGGGTTTCTGGGTTAATTTGGTAATAGTCATGACTACCTGGCCAATTTCTACCACAGTGCTtacaggaagaaggaaagacTGATTGATGAGGTGTTTTCGGAGATTGACTCTGTCATTTTGTAGAGGTAATTCAGTTCTCATGTTATTCAAAACGGAAGCTACTATATACAGTAAGTAACCTGCAGGTAAAAAATCCTGCTTTTGAATCAAAGTAGACAGCAATGAACTTGGTCCCATGGTGAAACTGAGTAACTGATTCAACACAGTCTTTGATGAATTTTTGTCGGTGGGAGCTTGTGCAGTGGCATGCAAAGTCACCTGAGAAAAAGCTCCTAGAGAGTCATAGACTTGGACATATATCTTCAAGGCATATTGATTAGCCACCATACCaacagggagaaaggaagggggtGATGTGGACTGAGGCCCCAAGTACAGGATGGTCCCCAGGGTGTTCTCTTTTACTGAACTTATTTCACCAACACTGTGCAAATcagaaacaattattttatatgtaagagGGACGTGCTTATCCCTAAAATTACTACACTGTACAACAAATTTAGTAATAAGTGCAATTCCTTTAGCTGGATTAATTTTGCATTCTCCGATTTGAGGGCCAtggttaataataaaataatgcctgAAGACTGAGGTAACTCCACTCCAACTTGCTagatgtagagaaattgaaaaCTCAGCTTCcaaaaaatgctgaaaagcaaAAGCTTTTATAGACAGATAAGCACTATTCCTTCCTGTTACAGTTTCCCCCATCCAATCAAATAGCATCTCACCACCTGAAGAAGACAAAATTGACCATGTATAGAAATCACGGCTTGCACAATTTGTGCaatttagaaacaaagaaaatctatCAGAGACAATGAAGGTTCTCTCACAATTTTCGATACATGTGATGTGGGCTGTGGCTTTTGGTCCTTGGAGCACGTGGACCCTCTTATCAGAAAAAGCTGTCCTAGAGTCCTTCTGAATCACCATTCTGAAGAAATACACGTGGTCGCCTTTAAGTGTTTCTGGCAAAAGTGTCAGTACAGGGCCGGTGGCCCAGGGCCACTTCAGAGTGGCTTGCTCGGGGTGACAGACTTCCTTGCTCCCCAGGATTATTCCATCCCCACGGTAGTTTCTGGGATCTGTGGTACAGTACCAAAAGAACTGGAGTCCCTGTAACGGGCTGTCCGCATCCGGGTCCGAGGATGTGGACCCGTCCAAAATCAGCTGCTCTGTGAAATTAGCTGTTATGTTGACATCGCCAAGCATCACCGCCTGCAGGGAACTCCTGACAATCCAGACATAGACGGCGTCCGAGTCTTTCACCTCGGGCATCTTGGGGTTCCTTGTGGTGATGGACACCGTGAAATTAAACACATACACTCCCCACTGTAACGAATTGCTGGGGATGTGAATGAACATGGGGCTCTTCCTGATCTCGAGCTGGGGCACATCCAAGGGCTGCGTCCAGTCGGGTGCGTCGCCCACGGCGGGTACTGAGAACACCTGCCAGTACTGGGAGATGGCAAGCGCGGCCGGGCAGTCCAGCTGCACCGAGGCGTTGAGGGTGGCCTCCGCCTTCATGCTCAGGCGCACGGGGGCGCCCCTCTGGTCCGTGTTGATCCTCACGCGCTGGATGACGCAGGTGTTTATCTGACAGGACACGGACGACTCGACGGCTCTGTGGCGGGACGAGTTGACGGCCTGCAACATCAGGCGCGCGGGACCGTCTGTGGGGCACTCGGTGCGGGCCACGAAGCCCGGTTGGGGCCGCGGGCCCGGCGCGGCGGAGCGCGGGAAGACGCGGATCGCGGGGGAGCCCGGGCGGGCGGCGCCGGGTCCGAGCAGCCGCAGGCGGAAGGCCCAGGCCAAGCGCCGGGGCCAGCGCGGT includes the following:
- the LOC105489800 gene encoding polycystin family receptor for egg jelly, whose translation is MRPGPALLLLGLGLGLSLGRLPLPPAPREAQAAVSGAPRGLLRGAQGLGVRGGRALLSLRPSAVRAGGVVLSGRGSLCFPRGGARWRWYCLVLRVLLSAQRLPRPAAPTLVDLQLTARGGRLSLTWSAPLPRWPRRLAWAFRLRLLGPGAARPGSPAIRVFPRSAAPGPRPQPGFVARTECPTDGPARLMLQAVNSSRHRAVESSVSCQINTCVIQRVRINTDQRGAPVRLSMKAEATLNASVQLDCPAALAISQYWQVFSVPAVGDAPDWTQPLDVPQLEIRKSPMFIHIPSNSLQWGVYVFNFTVSITTRNPKMPEVKDSDAVYVWIVRSSLQAVMLGDVNITANFTEQLILDGSTSSDPDADSPLQGLQFFWYCTTDPRNYRGDGIILGSKEVCHPEQATLKWPWATGPVLTLLPETLKGDHVYFFRMVIQKDSRTAFSDKRVHVLQGPKATAHITCIENCERTFIVSDRFSLFLNCTNCASRDFYTWSILSSSGGEMLFDWMGETVTGRNSAYLSIKAFAFQHFLEAEFSISLHLASWSGVTSVFRHYFIINHGPQIGECKINPAKGIALITKFVVQCSNFRDKHVPLTYKIIVSDLHSVGEISSVKENTLGTILYLGPQSTSPPSFLPVGMVANQYALKIYVQVYDSLGAFSQVTLHATAQAPTDKNSSKTVLNQLLSFTMGPSSLLSTLIQKQDFLPAGYLLYIVASVLNNMRTELPLQNDRVNLRKHLINQSFLLPVSTVVEIGQVVMTITKLTQKPSEFTWDAQKRATMRIWQANQALQEYQQKDKRFRSEQIEIVSTGILMSLSNILKMTSHQVVKDPFYVIESLSDTILANKVPGNKTTSMRTPNFNMYVKKVEKWGVTQVFRNEKHCRNCFYPTLNVSSVPGLSVNAPISTMFCDFTNDPFPWLNDQENTSVQVFGFRMTGVADNGSVLEITPDVAEVYLVRKNLTFAAFNLTVGPNGDVDGSSKTTTGGFSFQVDSRVLREVLVHIVTEVMVLFMVLVYTGSQITPTALVATFLVPHDIPPVASQSALFDPACTVKKARVVCLPMSLLQLIAQHSHSPHCTVSIVLQAPHFVMKPNDKLVRISIFSIQCLDMYGIQSEWREGYCILGEKTSWHDVHCICKNIVRARRQLGTVGLTNIHLHTHYVMAKVIVIPNPVDLRLNIIKSLHRNPVTLFTVLSIILLYVILAFWALYRDEIDEHLRGHVIVLPDNDPYDNLCYLVTIFTGSRWGSGTRANVFVQLRGTVSTSDVHCLSHPHFTTLYRGSINTFLLTTKSDLGDIHSIRVWHNNEGHSPSWYLSRIKVENLFSRHIWLFICQKWLSIDTTLDRTFHVTHPDEPLTRKDFFFIDVSSNLQKNHMWFSIFASVVAKTFNRLQRLSCCLAMLLSSLLCNIMFFNLNRQEQTESRERRYMRSMMIGIESVLITIPVQLLITFLFTYSQRKPQADLKEVSPQKHPLMSEASEHWEECLTKWHAYETAKAHPREVAKPASKGKPRLPKASPKATSKPKHRHRKAQIKTPETPRPNTNSNNNIEDNQDVHSEEHPSQQVLQQLKKKSRIVLPWWCVYVAWFLVFATSSISSFFIVFYGLTYGYDKSMEWLFASFCSFCQSVFLVQPSKIILLSGFRTNKLKYCKNLSWSTKYKYTEIRLDGMRMHPEEMQRIHDQIVRIRGTRMYQPLTEDEIRIFKRKKRIKRRALLFLSYILTHFIFLALLLILIVLLRHTDSFYYNQFIRDRFSMDLANVTKLEDIYRWLNSVLLPLLHNDLNPTFLPESSSKILGLPLMRQVRAKSSEKMCLPAEKFVQNSIRREIHCHPKYGIDPEDTKNYSGFWNEVDKQAIDESTNGFTYKPQGKQWLYYSYGLLHTYGSGGYALYFFPKQQQFNSTLRLKELQESNWLDEKTWAVVLELTTFNPDVNLFCSISVIFEVSQLGVVNTSISLHSFSLADFDRKTSAEIYLYVAILIFFLAYVVDEGYIIMQERASYVRSVYNLLNFALKCIFTVLIVLFLRKHFLATGIIQFYLSNPEDFIPFHAVSQVDHIMRIILGFLLFLTILKTLRYSRFFYDVRLAQRAIQAALPGICHMAFVVSVYFFVYMAFGYLVFGQHEWNYSNLVHSTQTVFSYCVSAFQNTEFSNNRILGVLFLSSFMLVMICVLINLFQAVILSAYEEMKQPVYEEPSDEVEAMTYLCRKLRTMFSFLTSQSKAKDEPEFFTDMLYGQPEKNSRRYLGLKTRNINGKKMVYLVV